The following coding sequences lie in one Silurus meridionalis isolate SWU-2019-XX chromosome 19, ASM1480568v1, whole genome shotgun sequence genomic window:
- the LOC124402559 gene encoding SAP domain-containing ribonucleoprotein-like, which translates to MAELVKLKVYIEKMRKRAERFGMIISPVYKKVYIEKMRKRAERFGMIISPMYKKFLEEEKLKKRFGTVTSAASVGADDLEAKKLKRAERFGNV; encoded by the exons GTCTACATCGAGAAAATGAGGAAAAGAGCAGAGCGATTTGGTATGATCATCTCCCCTGTGTACAAGAAG GTCTACATCGAGAAAATGAGGAAAAGAGCGGAGCGATTTGGTATGATCATCTCCCCTATGTACAAGAAG TTTCTAGAAGAAGAAAAGCTGAAGAAGAGATTTGGAACTGTGACCAGTGCCGCCTCGGTTGGAGCTGATGATTTAGAG GCAAAGAAGCTAAAGCGAGCAGAGCGGTTCGGAAATGTGtga